Part of the Schistocerca cancellata isolate TAMUIC-IGC-003103 chromosome 9, iqSchCanc2.1, whole genome shotgun sequence genome is shown below.
GCATCTATTAATAAAAACACATCTTTGCTTATTGTTTATGTACCAATTGACAGCTCAATGCCTGAACCATTGAGGCAAAATAGTGTACTCCAACAATGATTTTCTATTACTGTAGTTAtacaattttctcattttatgATGCTACAAAAAACAGGCAAATTTATTCATTACATCTAAAGGGAGGCAACACCCCACTTTAATACAAATCCATATATCTTTTTATTCTGCAATTCCTAATTAAATCCATATATCTTTTTATTCTGCAATTCCTAACTCCTGGCTACAATATTCATATAAAATCTAACACCGCAGTACATAAATTCTAATATATAAGCAGTTGTGTGTAATACCAACCAACAAAACCTTTTACCTCATATAGGGCCTACTACCTGTCTAGAAGCACTCAAGTACTTACGTGTCAAGAGGGTTATAAGCTCCTGTTGCAGAACCTGGATTAATATAAAACTTGTTTTCATGTTCATATGCTTCAAACTTATGAGTATGCCCCGATATAAGAATGTCCACATCTAACTGTCGTTGTATTAGTGCTAAGGATTCTGGATCTCCCCATGGTACAACTTGGTGGCCATGGGACAATCCAATACGGAACTGGCCAACTGTGACAACCTTTTGCTCTGGGTAGttcaaattctgaaataaataCATTACAAAGTTGTTAAAAGTTTCAAAATACCTCCATTAATTTTTACCATTTCAAAGCTGACAATGCCTTCTGTAATTTTTATTGCTCTTATTACATTCAATTTCCTATTACTTTAAATGTACCATCAAATTAGAAATCAAACAACTGCAGACCTATCTACATCAAGCTAAATTTACTGAAACTCAATATGTCTTCAGCTGCCACAAGTTGAAAAATTGACACCAAAGCTGATATTGCAAACCACCAACAGCTTTAGACCAGTAGCCTTGAGTATACAGACTGTACTGCTGAAATAGTTCAGTGAAAAGACAGTGAATACTTTAACACTGATGCAGCATAATGGTTGTGTGAAGCAGTTACACTGTGTGGCCAAACAGAGCTATTAACTTATTAGCGACGTTACTAAATAATGGTGTTTAATGATTTTAAGACTGACACAATCTGTTCAACCATACCCAATGAATAATATAGTACTGGTAATAAAACGAAGTGACGAATAATGACAGTTGGTGAACAATGTAGCAGAGATTATTCATAACTGTATTAAatgaacaaaggaaaaaaaaattaaacagcaaACAGGTTCCTAGCATTTAGCATAGTGATACTGATCCACGTAAGTTCTTCACAGTTCAAGAACGCACAACGGCATTCGCCAAAACAAAATGTGAGTGCACACACACTTCGGTATAAATATACCTCATCAAAATCCCCTCTGACAACATGCACATCACTTGCGAGGGTTTTTAAGTAGTCATATGATTCCTTCGTGCACAAGTTTCCTGTGCAAAGTATATGCTGTATTCGGCCAGGTACCAGAAGTTTTTTAAACTTTGATGGCAGGCTGCTACATCTGTGAGGAATGTGCAAATCTCCGAGAACAAGCACAAGCTGTAAACATAAATAATGCAGTTAGGTCAAAGCTACTATCACTCACAGTGTAATATATTTGCACTCAACTACTAACCATTGTTGATTATGTAACCGGGAATGATCGTGATAGCATTAATACACACAACACACTACATGCAAAATATTTCCACTTCCATATTACGCCCCTTGACAAGTAATCAGTAATTTCTACCGCCACAGATGGCTTGTATAATCTTTGCCTCCATAGATATTGAAAGACAAGGATTCTCTTGTTTCGTAATTCCCCAGTGGCAAAAGTGCGAAGGATATAAATTTCTATATCTCAACTTCAAGGCGCGATCTCCTCAATACTTAAACTGAAAGAAGCGTGGCATATGACAGCAGGTGTTCGCTGCCAGCTCACCACTTCACAATTGGGTTGTCACAACAAAGTGTACTCACACACAACCCGGATTCCGGAAACCGATTTCCCGATACCGCTTTTGGGTGGTCATTTAAACACTTcataatcgattctggaaatccgcttctggttgcCTGTATTCCAGTTCCGCAATTGATGTTCACTCTCTTGTAAACGCATTCGGTTTTGATCTGTTTACACCTCATCCAATTGAAGGCGTACAGCGACTGTGCTGACTAAACGATAAACTGTAACAGttgttttccagacgccatatttaactgggctagcaaatccgcctCAGGCCTTAACATGTAAAGGCGATAGCAAAAAACCGTTTCCGATTTCGGTTTACACCTTCCGGAAGACATGTCTCATGTCAACGTAGTGATTGTCCGCCACGTCAAGTCAATTCAACTCGCATTGCTGTCTTCATCTGTTCTTTTTGCGATCTTCGCAAGGTGATTTTCAAGTGTTTTTACGTGCGAAGTGCACGTTTGACAACGGGGTAGCTTGTCAATGGATGCTGGAGTCCAAATTTctacgaaaatgacatttattcGAGTCAAATGATTTTCAGCTGGCAGGGATACCTTGTGTATTAGAGAagggagaaataaataaaaaaaaaaacgcaaaataggGCGGTGgtcggaaaaaaatgacattacatGGAAAAGAAGGGGATTTCACACACTATGCAACAAGCCTGAGGAAGAGAAATCTGCATTTTAGATCTTGGAAAGTCGAagcatcagttttttttaatttgctacaACAAATTGCGTCAAGAattacgaaaatgaacagtgttacAAGCTTGGGGTTAGATGGTGAAACCACATCAATATTGACCACTGATGTTCGCAAGACTTTTCACACACAATTCAGAGGGCTACTTAACAATAAACAGGCTTGCCAGAAATACATACTTAAACAGCTTGCTATGTCTGAAAGTTTCAATGCATTTATTTATGTAACACAacaaatgcctgacaacatacaaataaattctaCCCACTAATCAATCTGATTtacccacagtacttttttcacttcaaCTTACAGTACTGTTGCAAACCattacattgtaaaatattaaatatggtaCTGGTATCTATAAAAATTTACATTATAAATGTAATCTCACTGTGTCAATTAATCTGCTGTCATTTACTATAAATTTCaacaaaagaaattacaaaacaaaacaatttatagtAAATAACAGACAACAAATGACTGATCAGCCACGAAATCCAAGACGAAACGAAATATGGAGGTCTGCACATGGCAGTTGACTGGGAGGAAATGAGTTTCTGAGTCACATGATCAGCAATGGATGGATGATGTCACCTGTCAAAACTTTCCTCAAGAGAAAACTTGATAGTACCAAGACATGACGGGATGGTCAATGTGGATGCCACCaattgaaatgcattgcagaacaTTTTGACACCATTGGATGTGAAGTGATAGCCATTGTGAATTGAGGCTTAAAACCCctactgaaaaaaattgaaaatactgaAATCACTGCTGCTTGGATTTACTGAAATAAATAGAATTGTCTACTATAAAGTCGGAATCAACTTTCTTACAAAAAATACTACGTTTTCAAATAATTGTGTCTATCCTGTTTCCATTTAGTAATGAATCTTTAAATGAATTAGATAACAAACGGCATATTTGAGCAATATATCTGTACACATAGAAGGTATTTAGTATCATTAGTTGCAACACATTACTTCTATAGGTGTTAGCAGATAGACCTGTTATTTGATAAAAGCCATACTTACTCGTACAACATAGAGTCCAGGTAGCTGAGTTAGTACTTCCAGAAGAGAGAAAACTCAAAGCCCTGTTTGTTGGAAAAGCAGACTTTTGAGTACAATGTACCACAAGGTTCAGTTCCACCATCAATTCTGTTACTATTTTTGTACATGAATTAAAAACAACGAATTAGTACCACAAGTACATTAAATTTGCTCCAAATATTATAATGTGTTAATGAAACAGAGGACAAGAGAAGAGTAGCAACATTACATTAAAACTGTGTCTCATGCATTAAAGATTGGTTTCGTGTAAATACATAGATTAGTAATAAACGAGAAAAACAATTACAAGGCAGTCAGGTATGGTACTAAATAAATACAAGTTAATCTCAACTGTAGAATTTCTTACACCACTTCTCGAGAATTTAAGTGCTAACAAAATTACTACATGTGAGGATTGAAGAGGATCTGTGATAGACTCAAAATGAAGAATATATCAGCATTACACACAAGGCATAAAAAATATTTCTGGATGTGTATCAGTAGGGATGGTGAAAATATGTTTTTAGCCCATGCAGACACTTTTGAAATACAGTGTAACATTCTGGAGGAATGTTTCTGCCACAGAACCTGTTTTCTATCCCAAGATTTACTTTAAGAGGTATGGAAACTGCAACACCTCAAATCTGTGCAAGCCCTCATTTCAAAAAATTAATATCCTAATCActgctatacacacacacacacacacacacacacacacacaca
Proteins encoded:
- the LOC126100521 gene encoding vacuolar protein sorting-associated protein 29 produces the protein MLVLVLGDLHIPHRCSSLPSKFKKLLVPGRIQHILCTGNLCTKESYDYLKTLASDVHVVRGDFDENLNYPEQKVVTVGQFRIGLSHGHQVVPWGDPESLALIQRQLDVDILISGHTHKFEAYEHENKFYINPGSATGAYNPLDTSIIPSFVLMDIQSSTVVTYVYQLVGDEVKVERIEYKKS